One window from the genome of Hyperolius riggenbachi isolate aHypRig1 chromosome 6, aHypRig1.pri, whole genome shotgun sequence encodes:
- the LOC137522272 gene encoding IgGFc-binding protein-like: MSFTFWSLLHLVPLLCLTGYVLAAQPGTEFAVVFMQNAFPDFGEVQLEVQLTAFFPNTQASIQTSDRSYNMTVSVNPRQPLTVALPDETEILGSTRANKTVHITSSAPIMVVATSRRSKETTVVVVSPVEKWGNEYYAMTPDFGPEDSFGQVAIVNGPNPNVVSILLQGTVEFENNLHYAGNVLILSLEPWEAIQLQTKETLTGSYLVSEESVAVFSGHTCAALDGPCSQALVQLPPVSAWGFKFVVPSFLNYSHIIYILAESQTEVKIRNGTDTHNQTIIPGLAQEMNVDSDLVVQISSTGRLLVLVYINPVPYNGFLLDLLPVEINCSLYSIVALGDFTNAVELLVKADEQYELQINNDTLVPSWMAIPGTELVHTYARIDGEISNFIYNPGSHLSVVSFGISMPSLFESTMPSTYGASGVCMNDGEGPFSSLGEESALRTQQNLGTGKVAGTILNGLSESECFNASICQSGCQKNETQSCMVWGRTYFRTFQGMQQFYTGSCPTVLIASQGDDSSLGPFSVERKPENFTVRVKMFGETLEISAAKPNRVLVNGKQKYAPITLQDGRLNITRFGLSFLLKASFGLSLVIGDYDGFLHIQMPGSYSKNLSGLCVKQNLAVLSTPGELRHQSWIMTNWSAGQGGLNCDLGSLCRMHVIL, from the exons ATGAGTTTCACCTTTTGGTCACTTCTACATCTTGTTCCTCTTCTATGCCTAACGG GTTATGTGCTGGCAGCACAGCCGGGGACAGAGTTTGCCGTAGTATTTATGCAAAATGCTTTCCCAGACTTTGGCGAAGTACAGCTGGAGGTGCAACTCACAGCTTTCTTCCCGAATacccaggccagtatccaaacatCCGACAGAAGTTATAACATGACCGTTTCTGTAAACCCTAGACAACCACTCACTGTGGCGCTACCTGACGAAACTGAGATTCTGGGTTCTACCAGGGCAAACAAAACTGTGCACATCACCTCCAGCGCACCCATAATGGTGGTGGCTACAAGCAGAAGGTCGAAAGAAACCACTGTTGTGGTGGTTTCTCCAGTGGAAAAGTGGGGAAATGAATATTATGCCATGACGCCTGATTTTGGACCTGAAGACTCCTTTGGGCAGGTGGCAATAGTTAATGGTCCCAACCCCAACGTGGTCTCTATTCTTTTACAGGGAACAGTGGAGTTTGAGAATAACCTACATTACGCCGGAAATGTACTCATCTTGAGTCTTGAGCCATGGGAAGCTATACAGCTCCAAACCAAGGAGACCTTGACTGGCAGCTATCTTGTGTCTGAGGAATCAGTAGCAGTATTTTCAGGTCATACGTGTGCTGCGCTAGATGGACCATGTAGTCAAGCTTTGGTGCAGCTTCCTCCAGTGTCTGCTTGGGGTTTCAAATTTGTGGTGCCATCATTTCTGAATTACTCCCATATCATCTACATCCTTGCAGAAAGTCAGACGGAAGTGAAAATTAGAAATGGGACTGACACTCATAATCAGACAATCATTCCTGGGTTGGCGCAAGAAATGAATGTTGACTCAGACCTGGTTGTACAGATTTCAAGCACTGGAAGACTTTTGGTGTTGGTGTACATTAATCCTGTCCCGTACAATGGTTTCCTCCTAGACCTGTTGCCCGTGGAAATAAACTGTTCCTTATACTCTATTGTTGCACTGGGTGATTTTACAAATGCTGTAGAACTTCTAGTGAAAGCGGATGAACAATATGAACTGCAGATTAATAATGACACTCTGGTCCCAAGTTGGATGGCTATTCCTGGAACTGAGCTGGTCCATACATATGCGCGCATCGATGGAGAGATCTCTAATTTTATATATAACCCAGGAAGTCACTTAAGTGTAGTCTCCTTTGGAATATCAATGCCAAGCCTATTCGAGTCTACAATGCCAAGCACATACGGAGCATCTGGAGTCTGCATGAATGACG GTGAGGGACCATTCTCATCTCTGGGGGAGGAGTCGGCCTTGAGGACTCAACAAAATTTGGGTACCGGTAAAGTAGCTGGGACTATTT TAAATGGTCTCTCTGAATCTGAATGTTTTAATGCATCCATCTGTCAATCTGGCTGTCAGAAAAATGAAACCCAATCGTGTATGGTTTGGGGGAGAACCTATTTCCGAACATTCCAAGGAATGCAGCAATTCTACACTGGTAGCTGCCCGACTGTGCTTATCGCTTCCCAGGGGGATGACTCCAGCCTTGGCCCATTCAGTGTGGAACGAAAACCTGAGAATTTCACTGTGAGGGTAAAGATGTTTGGAGAAACACTCGAGATATCTGCTGCAAAGCCAAACCGTGTCCTG GTAAATGGGAAGCAGAAGTATGCACCAATAACACTTCAGGATGGCAGGCTGAATATAACCCGTTTTGGCCTTTCCTTTCTTCTGAAGGCGTCTTTTGGGCTAAGTCTAGTGATTGGAGATTACGATGGCTTCCTCCACATTCAGATGCCTGGCTCCTATtctaaaaatctgtctggtctatgTGTGAAGCAGAACCTTGCAGTGCTGTCAACCCCTGGTGAGCTGAGGCATCAGTCTTGGATAATGACAAACTGGTCAGCAGGACAGGGTGGCTTAAATTGTGACCTCGGTAGCCTG TGCCGCATGCATGTCATCTTATGA